Proteins from one Arsenophonus apicola genomic window:
- the zntB gene encoding zinc transporter ZntB produces the protein MAIYGSIIQGSEPVHAYQLDGEGGFITIDVNAEATPQMPFWLHYDYRNKASYQWIKHSALFNSTIKDGLTGNINRLRIIRTGDGTLINLQTINKNIGDRPEQLVAFRIYINNQIIVSSRHRKVKSLEPVIDDLTHHVGAKTSGEWLVEVADSINDEVSDFTDILHDRLIKMEEKILTEEIPERGKLALLRKQIIIVRRYMSTQRDVFARLATEKFQWMSDDDRHRMQENAERLGRCIDELDGFVARTAVITDEINALISEATNKRIYTMSMLAIVFLPSTFLTGLFGVNLNGIPGSEFKFAFSIFCLLLSCLITFVIWWLKRGKWL, from the coding sequence GTGGCTATTTATGGCTCAATAATACAGGGTTCTGAACCTGTGCATGCATACCAATTAGATGGTGAAGGTGGCTTCATAACGATTGATGTTAATGCGGAAGCGACACCACAGATGCCGTTTTGGCTGCACTATGATTATAGAAATAAAGCCAGTTATCAATGGATAAAGCATTCTGCATTATTCAATTCAACTATTAAAGATGGATTAACTGGAAATATTAATCGGTTGCGTATAATAAGAACCGGTGATGGCACACTGATTAATTTACAAACGATTAATAAAAATATTGGTGACCGGCCTGAACAGTTGGTTGCCTTTCGTATTTATATTAATAATCAGATAATTGTTTCCAGTCGCCACCGTAAAGTTAAATCCCTTGAGCCAGTTATCGACGATCTGACTCATCATGTTGGCGCAAAAACGAGCGGTGAATGGTTAGTCGAGGTCGCTGATTCGATTAACGATGAAGTCAGTGATTTTACCGATATATTGCATGATCGTTTAATTAAAATGGAAGAAAAAATATTAACTGAAGAGATCCCGGAGCGGGGAAAATTAGCGTTGTTGAGAAAACAGATTATTATCGTGCGCCGTTATATGTCTACTCAACGGGATGTATTTGCTCGTTTAGCCACCGAAAAATTTCAATGGATGAGTGATGATGATCGCCACCGCATGCAGGAAAATGCTGAAAGACTTGGGCGATGCATTGATGAATTAGATGGTTTTGTTGCTCGTACCGCTGTTATTACCGATGAAATTAATGCGTTGATATCAGAAGCAACTAATAAACGGATTTATACTATGTCAATGTTAGCGATTGTTTTTCTTCCATCAACCTTTTTAACCGGATTATTTGGGGTCAACCTCAATGGTATACCTGGTAGTGAGTTTAAATTTGCCTTTAGTATTTTTTGTTTATTATTAAGCTGTTTAATTACTTTTGTGATCTGGTGGTTAAAAAGGGGAAAGTGGTTATAA
- a CDS encoding DMT family transporter, which translates to MNGLAYLLMSIVAEVIATTSLKASDGFTRLLPSIIVVVGYSISFFGLSQVVKMMPLGIAYAIWSGLGIVLVSVAALFLYQQKLDWPAILGILLIISGVLVINLLSKSSVH; encoded by the coding sequence ATGAACGGATTGGCTTATTTATTAATGTCGATTGTGGCTGAAGTAATAGCAACCACATCATTAAAGGCTTCTGATGGTTTTACCCGTTTGTTGCCATCGATTATTGTTGTTGTTGGTTATAGCATTTCATTTTTTGGCTTATCACAAGTAGTCAAAATGATGCCATTAGGCATTGCCTATGCTATTTGGTCTGGTTTAGGGATCGTGCTGGTGTCAGTGGCAGCGTTGTTTCTTTATCAGCAAAAATTAGATTGGCCAGCTATTTTAGGAATTTTGTTAATTATTTCCGGGGTTTTAGTTATTAATTTGCTGTCTAAAAGTAGTGTTCATTGA
- the dsbB gene encoding disulfide bond formation protein DsbB produces MFKFFYSYSQTRKSWLLLAISACMLEIIALYFQHGMGLRPCVLCIYERIALFAILAAGLIAAIAPKSTLRYVALILWLYSSWQGLKLTWEHTRLKFYPSPFDSCDFAVNLPSWLPLNHWFPAVFEAYGDCIQKQWSFLNIEMSVWLLIIFIAYFLLAIIVLLSQFLGFKKNSY; encoded by the coding sequence ATGTTTAAATTTTTTTACTCCTACTCTCAGACCAGAAAATCCTGGTTGTTACTGGCTATCAGCGCCTGTATGTTAGAAATTATTGCACTTTATTTTCAACACGGTATGGGACTTAGACCCTGTGTATTATGCATTTACGAACGGATTGCACTGTTCGCTATCTTGGCGGCTGGTTTAATCGCGGCCATCGCACCAAAAAGTACTCTTCGCTACGTGGCTCTCATTTTATGGTTATACAGCAGTTGGCAAGGATTGAAACTAACCTGGGAACATACCCGACTAAAATTTTACCCATCGCCTTTTGACTCGTGCGATTTTGCCGTTAACCTTCCATCATGGCTACCACTTAATCACTGGTTTCCAGCTGTTTTTGAAGCCTATGGTGACTGCATTCAAAAACAGTGGTCATTTTTAAATATAGAAATGTCTGTATGGTTATTAATTATTTTTATTGCTTATTTTTTGTTAGCAATAATTGTCCTGTTAAGCCAATTTTTAGGATTTAAAAAAAATAGTTATTAA
- the nhaB gene encoding sodium/proton antiporter NhaB yields MNINTRQIMLKNFLGNSPEWYKLTIIFFLIINPLCFFFVNPFIAGWLLIAEFIFTLAMALKCYPLQPGGLLAIEAIIIGMTSPKQVSHEIANNIEVILLLIFMVAGIYFMKQLLLFAFTKLLLSIHSKRILSLAFCLASAFLSAFLDALTVIAVVISVAVGFYSIYHNYVSSQKEPFQPENNADTREKNQILEQFRAFLRSLMMHAGIGTALGGVMTMVGEPQNLIIAKYVGWNFSAFFLHMIPVTLPVFVCGLIICYCVEHFKLFGYGAELPESVRHILQMHDKNASRKRDRREKLQLITQALVGVWLIIALAFHLAEVGLIGLSVIILITSFCGITDEHTIGKAFEEALPFTALLTVFFSIVAVIIDQHLFTPFIQFVLQSSESSQLFLFYLFNGLLSAISDNVFVGTVYINEAMSALKEGLISRQQYEYLAVAINTGTNLPSVATPNGQAAFLFLLTSALSPLIRLSYGRMVIMALPYTIVMTLVGLLAIELWLIPATEWFASLGLINIAK; encoded by the coding sequence ATGAATATAAATACCAGACAAATTATGTTGAAAAATTTCCTGGGTAATTCCCCTGAATGGTACAAATTGACCATTATTTTCTTTTTGATAATCAATCCACTGTGCTTTTTTTTCGTTAACCCTTTTATTGCCGGTTGGTTACTAATTGCCGAATTTATTTTTACCCTTGCTATGGCGCTAAAATGCTACCCGCTACAGCCGGGTGGATTACTTGCTATTGAAGCGATAATCATTGGCATGACTTCACCGAAACAAGTTAGTCATGAAATCGCTAATAATATTGAAGTGATATTGCTGCTGATCTTTATGGTGGCAGGCATTTATTTCATGAAACAATTATTGTTATTTGCTTTCACAAAATTACTGCTGTCAATTCATTCTAAACGTATACTTTCCCTGGCTTTCTGCCTAGCAAGCGCTTTTCTTTCCGCTTTTTTAGACGCGTTAACGGTAATTGCTGTCGTGATCAGTGTAGCCGTTGGTTTTTATTCTATTTATCATAACTATGTATCCAGTCAGAAAGAACCTTTTCAGCCGGAAAATAACGCCGACACCAGGGAAAAAAACCAAATCCTTGAACAATTTCGCGCTTTTTTACGTAGCTTAATGATGCACGCCGGCATTGGAACTGCATTAGGTGGTGTAATGACAATGGTTGGTGAGCCACAAAATTTAATTATTGCTAAATATGTTGGATGGAATTTTAGTGCTTTTTTCTTACATATGATCCCAGTAACATTACCGGTATTTGTATGTGGCTTAATTATTTGCTATTGCGTCGAACATTTTAAATTATTCGGTTACGGAGCAGAATTACCAGAAAGCGTCCGCCATATTTTGCAAATGCACGATAAAAATGCCAGTAGAAAACGGGATCGACGGGAAAAACTGCAACTAATAACTCAAGCATTAGTTGGTGTTTGGTTAATTATTGCTTTAGCTTTCCATCTTGCAGAAGTTGGCTTAATTGGTTTATCTGTGATTATTTTAATTACCTCATTTTGTGGCATCACTGACGAACATACCATTGGCAAAGCATTTGAAGAAGCTTTACCCTTTACCGCCTTATTAACGGTATTTTTCTCAATTGTTGCAGTTATTATTGATCAACATCTTTTTACACCATTTATTCAATTTGTATTACAGTCATCTGAATCATCACAACTGTTTTTATTCTACTTATTCAATGGGTTACTTTCTGCTATTTCAGACAATGTTTTTGTTGGTACTGTCTATATAAATGAAGCAATGAGTGCTTTAAAAGAAGGGTTAATATCACGCCAACAATATGAATATCTGGCGGTTGCCATTAATACAGGAACTAACTTACCTTCAGTAGCAACACCAAACGGTCAAGCTGCTTTTCTGTTTTTATTGACTTCAGCACTTTCACCACTTATTCGCCTCTCATATGGCAGAATGGTTATTATGGCATTACCTTATACTATTGTGATGACATTAGTCGGTTTATTAGCAATAGAACTATGGTTGATCCCAGCAACTGAGTGGTTCGCTTCATTAGGCTTGATAAATATAGCTAAATAA
- the fadR gene encoding fatty acid metabolism transcriptional regulator FadR codes for MIIRAQSPANFAEEYIVESIWNNHFPPGSILPAERELSELIGVTRTTLREVLQRLARDGWLTIQHGKPTKVNNFWETSGLNILETVARLDHSGAPKLIEDLLSVRTNISAIFIRTAFRKNKQKSLEILSIRENIEDCSEAFSRVDYNIFRGLAFVSGNPIYGLILNGLKGLYTRVGRYFFSDPTARQLAYNFYHDLAKICEQEKCEQVLDRVRSYGKESGNIWREMKDKDNMINNLSESR; via the coding sequence ATGATTATTAGAGCGCAAAGTCCCGCTAATTTTGCAGAAGAGTATATAGTTGAAAGTATTTGGAATAATCATTTTCCCCCAGGTTCTATTTTACCTGCAGAACGTGAGCTATCAGAACTGATCGGTGTTACAAGAACAACATTACGAGAAGTTTTACAGCGGCTGGCAAGAGACGGTTGGCTAACTATTCAGCATGGAAAACCAACTAAAGTAAACAATTTTTGGGAAACTTCAGGACTTAATATTTTAGAAACGGTGGCTCGCTTAGATCATAGTGGGGCACCAAAATTGATTGAGGATTTATTATCGGTCAGAACCAATATTTCCGCTATTTTTATTCGAACTGCCTTTCGTAAAAATAAACAAAAATCATTGGAGATATTATCAATAAGAGAAAATATAGAAGATTGTTCTGAAGCATTTAGTAGAGTTGATTATAATATTTTTCGTGGACTGGCATTTGTTTCTGGTAATCCTATTTATGGCTTGATCCTAAATGGTTTAAAAGGACTATATACCCGCGTTGGTCGCTACTTTTTTTCTGATCCTACAGCGCGTCAACTTGCTTATAATTTTTATCATGATTTAGCTAAAATATGTGAACAAGAAAAGTGTGAGCAGGTGCTAGATAGGGTTCGTAGCTATGGCAAAGAGAGTGGTAATATTTGGCGTGAGATGAAAGATAAAGACAATATGATAAATAATTTGTCTGAATCACGTTAA